A stretch of Vigna angularis cultivar LongXiaoDou No.4 chromosome 4, ASM1680809v1, whole genome shotgun sequence DNA encodes these proteins:
- the LOC128196138 gene encoding 60S ribosomal protein L6, mitochondrial-like yields MEAKFFRFLKIVGVGYKARAEAAGRLLYLKLGYSHEVELAVPPAVRVFCFKNNVICCTGIDKQRVHQFAATVRTCKPPEVYKGKGIMYVDEVIKKKQGKKSK; encoded by the coding sequence ATGGAGGCCAAATTTTTTCGCTTTCTCAAGATTGTGGGTGTTGGATACAAAGCCAGAGCTGAAGCTGCAGGTCGTCTATTGTATCTCAAATTGGGGTACAGCCATGAGGTGGAATTAGCTGTCCCTCCTGCTGTCCGAGTTTTTTGCTTCAAGAACAATGTAATTTGCTGTACAGGAattgacaaacaaagagtgCACCAGTTTGCAGCCACTGTTCGGACCTGTAAGCCTCCTGAAGTTTACAAAGGCAAGGGTATAATGTATGTTGATGAAGTTATCAAGAAAAAACAAGGAAAGAAGTCTAAATAG
- the LOC108341237 gene encoding uncharacterized protein LOC108341237 → MKERTSILSPTCRHTAASLFALALHHSQIRLTKATSLDSQTQDPEVWFNQNSHLLGPIFRFLEVDEDSWQGIKETACSSSQFRHHLGSLLTLLSEEGGESKKEAELTKAVDASALSLNDTSTTHCPSGQKTGNQDDMCDSMESSAMLSEKKKASGTLEIATFEQSLEEATLIGYQKKVSVLYTLVAACVADTDKSRQGYDARHRVALRLLSVWLGVEWIEMEAMEAMVAFSIINSASKEGAKEEESVGSETSLDKWKRGSIIGAAAVTGGALMAVTGGLAAPAIAHGLGALAPALGGLVPAIGASGFAAAATATGSAAGSVAVAASFGAAGAGLTGSKMATRIGSLDEFELKSVGGTNQGHLAVRISISGQVFKEKDFVEPWEGLNDNMERYVLQYESKNLIALSTAVRDWLTSQIAIRLMKDGAMMTVLSSLVTALAWPTALLTTFDVIDSKWAIAVDRSDKAGKVFSEVLLAGLQGNRPVTLVGFSLGARVIFKCLQFLAHSEGDNAGIVERVVLLGAPISISDESWEKARKMVAGRFVNAYSSNDWTLGVTFRASLLSKGLAGIQSVDVHGIENVDVTHLIEGHSSYLQMTQKILEELQLDNCCAVFRM, encoded by the exons ATGAAAGAAAGAACCTCGATCTTGTCACCTACTTGTAGACACACAGCAGCTTCTCTGTTCGCTCTCGCACTTCACCACTCTCAGATTCGTCTAACAAAGGCTACTTCTCTCGACTCTCAAACTCAAGACCCGGAAGTCTGGTTTAACCAGAACTCTCATTTGCTCGGCCCAATTTTTAG GTTCCTTGAAGTGGATGAGGACTCCTGGCAGGGCATAAAGGAAACTGCCTGTTCCTCTTCTCAATTCAGACATCACCTTGGATCT TTGTTGACATTACTGTCAGAGGAAGGTGGTGAATCAAAGAAAGAAGCTGAGTTGACCAAAGCTGTTGATGCCTCGGCTTTGAGCTTGAATGATACTTCTACTACCCATTGTCCAAGTGGGCAGAAAACTGGGAACCAAGATGATATGTGTGACAGTATGGAGAGCTCAGCTATGCtgtctgaaaagaaaaaagctTCTGGTACACTAGAAATCGCAACGTTTGAACAATCTTTAGAGGAGGCAACCCTTATTGGTTACCAGAAGAAAGTGTCAGTTCTGTACACACTAGTTGCGGCTTGTGTGGCAGACACTGACAAGTCAAGGCAGGGCTACGATGCTCGTCACCGTGTGGCTCTGCGGTTGCTTTCTGTATGGCTTGGTGTCGAATGGATTGAAATG GAAGCAATGGAGGCTATGGTTGctttttctataataaattCAGCGAGTAAAGAAGGTGCTAAGGAAGAAGAATCTGTAGGTTCAGAAACTAGCCTGGATAAATGGAAGCGTGGAAGTATCATAGGAGCAGCTGCTGTAACTGGAGGAGCCTTAATGGCTGTAACTGGTG GCTTGGCTGCCCCGGCAATTGCCCATGGATTGGGTGCTTTGGCTCCTGCGCTAGGAGGTCTTGTTCCTGCCATCGGAGCTAGTGGATTTGCAGCTGCCGCAACTGCTACAGGATCTGCTGCTGGATCTGTGGCTGTGGCTGCATCATTTGGAG CTGCTGGAGCTGGCCTTACTGGTAGTAAGATGGCAACAAGAATTGGAAGTCTAGATGAATTTGAGTTAAAAAGTGTTGGAGGCACTAATCAAGGA cACCTAGCAGTTAGAATCTCCATTTCTGGGCAAGTATTTAAGGAGAAAGATTTCGTAGAACCTTGGGAAGGTCTCAATGATAACATGGAGAG GTACGTGCTCCAATATGAGTCTAAAAATTTGATTGCACTGAGCACAGCCGTCCGGGACTGGCTTACTTCAC AGATTGCGATTCGGTTGATGAAAGATGGTGCCATGATGACAGTATTAAGCTCACTAGTTACAGCCCTAGCATGGCCAACAGCTTTACTTACCACATTTGATGTTATTGACAGCAAATGGGCAATTGCAGTGGACAG ATCAGACAAGGCTGGTAAGGTGTTTTCTGAAGTGCTGTTGGCAGGCTTGCAAGGAAACAG GCCTGTGACACTAGTAGGTTTTTCACTGGGAGCCCGCGTTATTTTCAAATGTCTTCAATTTTTGGCTCACTCCGAAGGAGACAATG CTGGAATAGTGGAAAGGGTTGTTTTGCTTGGAGCACCTATCTCAATTTCGGACGAAAGCTGGGAGAAGGCTAGAAAG ATGGTGGCCGGAAGGTTTGTGAATGCATACTCTTCCAATGACTGGACGTTAGGTGTAACTTTCCGTGCCAG TTTACTCTCTAAAGGATTAGCTGGAATCCAATCTGTTGATGTTCATGGCATTGAGAAT GTCGATGTGACACATCTTATAGAAGGTCACTCTTCCTACCTTCAGATGACACAGAAGATACTGGAGGAACTTCAATTGGACAACTGTTGTGCTGTTTTCAGAATGTGA